The following are from one region of the Amycolatopsis sp. QT-25 genome:
- a CDS encoding MoxR family ATPase, with protein MNQPMATGVYRAIAENVQRVLRGKPDVVRLATAALLSEGHLLIEDVPGLGKTTLARCLARSIGGSWHRIQFTPDLLPGDVTGVMVYHQNNEKFEFHPGGIFANIVLADEINRGTPKTQSALLEVMSERRATVDSVPHDVPHPFLVVATQNPIEMEGTYRLPEAQLDRFMMRISVGYPDHDAEVRVIMSDCARVSPDELSAVVDLETLRRAIDQVREAYLDPAICSYAVRLAAATREHAAVRYGASPRGSIALVRAAQGIAATDGRNYVTPDDIKTIAGPVLAHRLVLTADAELNQRSASDIVGEALAATPAPAINAV; from the coding sequence ATGAACCAACCGATGGCGACCGGGGTCTATCGGGCGATCGCCGAGAACGTGCAGCGGGTGCTGCGCGGGAAGCCGGACGTCGTGCGGCTCGCGACCGCCGCGCTGTTGTCCGAGGGGCATCTGCTGATCGAGGACGTTCCCGGGCTGGGGAAGACGACACTGGCCCGTTGCCTGGCCCGCAGCATCGGCGGAAGCTGGCACCGGATCCAGTTCACGCCCGATCTGCTGCCGGGCGACGTGACCGGCGTGATGGTCTACCACCAGAACAACGAGAAGTTCGAGTTCCACCCCGGCGGCATCTTCGCCAACATCGTGCTCGCCGACGAGATCAACCGCGGGACCCCGAAGACGCAGTCGGCGCTGCTCGAGGTGATGTCCGAGCGGCGTGCCACGGTCGATTCGGTACCGCACGACGTCCCGCATCCGTTCCTGGTGGTCGCCACCCAGAACCCGATCGAGATGGAGGGGACCTACCGGTTGCCCGAGGCCCAGCTCGACCGGTTCATGATGCGGATTTCCGTCGGTTACCCCGATCACGACGCCGAGGTGCGGGTGATCATGAGCGACTGCGCGCGGGTCAGCCCGGACGAACTTTCCGCCGTGGTGGACCTGGAGACCCTGCGCCGTGCCATCGACCAGGTGCGCGAGGCCTATCTGGACCCGGCCATCTGTTCCTACGCGGTCCGTTTGGCCGCGGCGACCAGGGAACACGCGGCGGTCCGCTACGGGGCCAGCCCGCGCGGCAGCATCGCGCTGGTCCGCGCCGCGCAGGGGATCGCGGCCACCGACGGCCGCAACTACGTCACCCCGGACGACATCAAGACCATCGCCGGACCGGTGCTCGCCCACCGCCTGGTGCTCACCGCCGACGCCGAACTGAACCAGCGATCGGCCTCCGACATCGTCGGCGAGGCGCTGGCGGCGACGCCTGCTCCCGCCATCAACGCGGTCTGA
- a CDS encoding fibronectin type III domain-containing protein: MSRSGGLRARAPIAAIVAGCVALVGVAITGGAKPMPGLDLAQTGHWIYSSVLGSAFHIDGSGKQADAQVPVPGLEPGSRVAQGPTHGYVLPPSSVVEFGKSTLSVEKTTPSPANEWPVAVETKGGPYGVYRQAGVVIRLGDAAARIVVGGRLGDPVATADGRLWLHRVDDGLLCELVPGAVRVSCPIAIPGRHKGSLALTADGPVFVDSDDDTVRKVSDAGLGDPVRLGVDLPDTAIVAANDVEGKLAVLDRPGAKLHLVGPAVAPVSVPLPPGDYVGLASSGSVVALVDKGNRALTTYDGSGRKRDTRPIPGGAEQPPVRGQDSRVYVDGADGAHVLVVDPGGQVNDVAVTGDRKPVETPVPVNPPSQDKPADRPETGTLPPVPAQNEPAGRPVAPVKPKPQPQPPVPVPASPPGAPRSVSATPGDASVSVKWGAAAANGAALTGYRITWAGGEKTVGGTVLATSITGLTNGTAYTFTVSALNRAGRGPAATSSPVTPQASIKVPGAPVGLHIRIKTGDTDANVTWRAAAANGSPVTAYHVSWRRADGSGAGSQRLAGSARAHLIEDIGIEQPLTVTVVAENSAGRGRAATVTKPRGDESSDRSITISRGADTTATGCAPPACAFVHIVMSGFTPGKTLTISCHTDEGVHGSETRQVGPDGKLSFDEFPQGTIGRTIWVSAESVQSKKLVWK, from the coding sequence GTGAGCCGGTCGGGAGGGTTGCGCGCACGGGCACCGATCGCCGCGATCGTGGCCGGTTGCGTGGCACTGGTGGGCGTCGCGATCACCGGCGGGGCGAAACCGATGCCCGGTCTCGATCTGGCGCAGACCGGGCATTGGATCTACAGCTCCGTGCTGGGCTCCGCGTTCCACATCGACGGCTCCGGCAAGCAGGCCGACGCCCAGGTGCCGGTGCCGGGCCTCGAACCCGGCAGCCGGGTCGCGCAGGGCCCCACACACGGCTACGTGCTTCCGCCGTCGAGCGTCGTGGAATTCGGGAAGTCGACGCTCTCGGTGGAGAAGACCACGCCGTCGCCCGCGAACGAATGGCCGGTGGCGGTGGAGACCAAGGGCGGGCCCTACGGCGTGTACCGCCAGGCGGGTGTCGTGATCCGGCTCGGGGACGCCGCCGCGAGGATCGTGGTCGGGGGCAGGCTCGGCGACCCGGTCGCGACCGCCGACGGGCGGTTGTGGCTGCATCGGGTCGACGACGGGCTGCTGTGCGAACTCGTGCCCGGCGCCGTCCGCGTCTCGTGTCCGATCGCGATCCCTGGCAGGCACAAGGGTTCCCTGGCGCTCACCGCGGACGGGCCGGTCTTCGTCGACAGCGACGACGACACGGTGCGGAAGGTTTCGGACGCCGGGCTCGGCGATCCGGTCCGGCTCGGCGTGGACCTGCCGGACACCGCCATCGTGGCGGCCAACGACGTCGAAGGGAAACTGGCGGTCCTGGACCGTCCCGGCGCGAAGCTGCATCTCGTCGGGCCGGCCGTGGCGCCGGTGAGTGTTCCGCTGCCACCCGGTGACTACGTGGGGCTCGCCTCCTCCGGCTCCGTGGTCGCCTTGGTGGACAAGGGGAACCGGGCGCTGACCACCTACGACGGCTCCGGCCGCAAGCGGGACACCAGGCCGATTCCCGGCGGCGCGGAGCAGCCGCCGGTCCGGGGCCAGGATTCCCGGGTGTACGTCGACGGTGCGGACGGTGCGCACGTCCTCGTGGTCGATCCCGGCGGGCAGGTGAACGACGTCGCGGTGACCGGGGACCGGAAACCGGTCGAGACTCCCGTACCGGTGAATCCTCCGTCGCAGGACAAGCCGGCCGACCGCCCGGAAACCGGTACGCTCCCGCCGGTTCCGGCGCAGAACGAGCCTGCCGGCAGGCCGGTCGCACCGGTCAAGCCGAAACCTCAGCCGCAGCCGCCGGTACCCGTTCCCGCGAGTCCGCCGGGTGCGCCGCGTTCGGTCAGCGCGACGCCGGGCGACGCCTCGGTGTCGGTGAAGTGGGGTGCGGCCGCGGCCAACGGCGCCGCGCTCACCGGATACCGGATCACATGGGCCGGTGGGGAAAAGACGGTCGGCGGAACGGTGCTGGCCACGTCGATCACCGGTCTGACCAACGGGACGGCCTACACGTTCACCGTGTCGGCGCTCAACCGCGCGGGGCGGGGCCCCGCCGCCACCTCGAGCCCGGTGACCCCGCAGGCGAGCATCAAGGTCCCCGGCGCGCCGGTGGGCCTCCACATCAGGATCAAGACCGGCGACACCGACGCCAACGTCACCTGGCGGGCCGCGGCGGCGAACGGCTCACCGGTCACCGCCTACCACGTGTCGTGGCGGCGGGCCGATGGATCGGGTGCCGGCTCCCAGCGTCTCGCGGGATCGGCCAGGGCCCACCTCATCGAAGACATCGGGATCGAGCAGCCGCTCACCGTCACCGTGGTCGCCGAGAACTCCGCGGGCCGGGGCAGGGCCGCGACGGTCACGAAACCGCGAGGCGACGAATCCTCGGACCGGAGCATCACCATTTCCCGAGGCGCCGACACGACAGCCACCGGCTGCGCTCCACCCGCTTGTGCCTTCGTGCACATCGTGATGTCCGGCTTCACCCCCGGCAAGACGCTGACCATCTCCTGCCACACCGACGAAGGCGTCCACGGCAGCGAGACGAGGCAGGTCGGCCCGGACGGGAAACTGTCGTTCGACGAATTCCCGCAGGGCACCATCGGGCGCACGATCTGGGTCAGCGCCGAGAGTGTCCAATCGAAGAAGCTGGTCTGGAAGTAG
- a CDS encoding YkvA family protein yields the protein MTTGSFWWDLLLGLAGALLVAWLALVVALVLARPRGGLLREALRLLPDVLRLIRRLAADKTLPRGVRIRLGLLLAYLVLPLDLVPDFVPVLGYADDAIIVILVLRGVVRRAGLQAVRAHWPGSDDGFDALTRLTGLSCTGS from the coding sequence GTGACGACCGGGTCGTTCTGGTGGGATCTGCTGCTCGGCCTCGCCGGTGCGCTGCTGGTGGCCTGGCTCGCGCTCGTCGTGGCGCTGGTCCTCGCCCGGCCGCGCGGCGGGCTGCTCCGCGAAGCGCTGCGGTTGCTGCCCGACGTGCTGCGGCTCATCCGGCGGCTGGCCGCGGACAAGACCCTGCCCCGCGGCGTCCGGATCAGGCTCGGCCTGCTGCTGGCCTACCTCGTCCTCCCCCTCGATCTCGTCCCGGATTTCGTTCCCGTACTCGGCTATGCCGACGACGCCATCATCGTCATCCTCGTCCTGCGCGGTGTCGTCCGTCGCGCCGGGCTCCAGGCCGTCCGCGCGCACTGGCCCGGCTCCGACGACGGCTTCGACGCGCTCACCCGGTTGACCGGCTTGTCATGCACGGGATCGTAG
- a CDS encoding HAMP domain-containing sensor histidine kinase, translated as MTESSTGRLRRLRRLLTVLFTAMNALGLVVLAWLVIEADADQGRQRLDSEVRQVAATLARIVAVDGGAIVFAYVGTDTVDEQCPQFAVLPGGAPGFVPYRSKRECVTVDDALLNRLAAEATGANESKTGYETTAEGRPVYVSADPVQDRGGQVAGAFVVVADAEGVQREHDRWVLLVVGGCALLVLGLGAAGYVIAGRAIRPAAAALEQQKSLLDGVSQLLDGVVHDLKTPVAGLRALAETAMRNPAEQAEMLPRTIRLASMMGDIIDLWPKRARVTAGVDELSIGPLMLDQLVEMVVEDLPAGGARISVTSVPTRVDGDATLLRRAVANLVGNALSHGRAPDEEAEIQITVLDGRVIIADRGPGIDPDEAAELFERFVSGGGSTGIGLAVVKWVADVHGGTLRVYNRDEGGAIFELALPAGKGVGTR; from the coding sequence GTGACCGAGTCCTCGACCGGCCGGTTGCGCCGGCTCCGCCGCCTGCTGACGGTGCTGTTCACCGCGATGAACGCGCTGGGGCTGGTGGTGCTGGCGTGGCTGGTGATCGAGGCGGACGCCGATCAGGGCAGGCAACGGCTCGACAGCGAGGTGCGTCAGGTCGCCGCGACGCTGGCCAGGATCGTCGCCGTGGACGGCGGTGCGATCGTCTTCGCCTACGTCGGCACCGACACCGTCGACGAGCAGTGCCCGCAGTTCGCCGTCCTCCCGGGCGGCGCGCCGGGATTCGTCCCCTATCGCAGCAAACGCGAATGCGTGACCGTGGACGACGCCTTGCTGAACCGGCTGGCGGCCGAGGCGACCGGTGCGAACGAGTCCAAGACCGGCTACGAGACCACGGCCGAAGGACGGCCGGTGTACGTCTCGGCCGACCCGGTCCAGGACCGGGGCGGGCAAGTCGCGGGCGCGTTCGTGGTGGTGGCCGACGCCGAGGGGGTGCAACGGGAGCACGACCGATGGGTGCTGCTGGTGGTCGGCGGGTGTGCGCTCCTCGTGCTCGGGCTCGGCGCGGCAGGTTACGTCATCGCCGGACGGGCCATCCGGCCGGCGGCCGCCGCACTCGAACAGCAGAAGTCCTTGCTGGACGGGGTTTCCCAATTGCTGGACGGGGTCGTACACGATCTCAAGACCCCGGTCGCGGGGTTGCGCGCGCTGGCGGAGACGGCGATGCGGAATCCCGCCGAACAGGCCGAGATGCTGCCCAGGACGATCCGCCTGGCCTCCATGATGGGTGACATCATCGATCTGTGGCCGAAGCGAGCACGGGTCACCGCGGGGGTCGACGAATTGTCGATCGGGCCACTGATGCTCGATCAGCTGGTCGAGATGGTCGTCGAGGACCTGCCTGCCGGTGGTGCGCGGATCTCGGTCACCTCGGTGCCGACTCGGGTCGACGGTGACGCGACATTGCTGAGGCGCGCGGTCGCGAACCTCGTCGGGAACGCGCTCAGCCACGGGCGCGCGCCGGACGAGGAGGCCGAAATCCAGATCACCGTGCTCGACGGCAGGGTGATCATCGCCGACCGTGGACCGGGAATCGATCCGGACGAGGCCGCGGAATTGTTCGAACGATTCGTCAGTGGTGGCGGATCCACCGGGATCGGTCTGGCCGTCGTCAAATGGGTGGCCGACGTCCACGGCGGAACGCTGCGGGTCTACAACCGGGACGAGGGCGGAGCGATCTTCGAACTCGCGTTGCCCGCGGGGAAGGGGGTCGGGACGCGATGA
- the bluB gene encoding 5,6-dimethylbenzimidazole synthase: MRQDTDARSLYETIFRRRDTRAEFTGAPIPDDVLHRVLSAAHAAPSVGLSQPWDFIVVSNVDAREKFREHVRTEREVFAGQLDAERARTFARIKIEGIVEASAGIVVGYDPSRGAPAVLGRHAIADAGLYSVCLAIQNLWLAATAEGLGLGWVSFYREEFLRDLVGLPENVRPVAWLCVGPVRDLPPIPDLERHGWRERLPLSAVLHYEQYTNSDHT; the protein is encoded by the coding sequence ATGAGGCAGGACACGGACGCGCGCTCGCTGTACGAGACGATCTTTCGACGGCGGGACACCAGGGCCGAGTTCACCGGGGCCCCGATTCCGGACGACGTGCTGCATCGCGTCTTGAGCGCGGCTCACGCGGCACCGAGTGTCGGTCTGTCGCAGCCCTGGGACTTCATTGTCGTGTCCAATGTGGACGCCAGGGAGAAGTTCCGGGAGCACGTGCGAACCGAACGCGAGGTGTTCGCGGGTCAACTGGACGCCGAGCGTGCCCGTACCTTCGCGCGGATCAAGATCGAGGGCATCGTGGAGGCTTCCGCCGGCATCGTGGTCGGCTACGATCCGTCACGCGGGGCGCCCGCGGTGCTGGGCAGGCACGCCATCGCCGACGCCGGCCTGTACTCGGTGTGCCTGGCCATCCAAAACCTCTGGCTGGCCGCGACCGCCGAGGGGCTCGGGCTCGGCTGGGTCAGCTTCTACCGGGAAGAGTTCCTGCGCGACCTGGTCGGCCTGCCGGAAAACGTCCGCCCGGTGGCGTGGTTGTGCGTCGGCCCGGTGCGCGACCTGCCGCCGATCCCCGATCTGGAACGGCACGGCTGGCGGGAACGTCTCCCGCTCAGCGCCGTGCTCCACTACGAGCAGTACACCAACTCCGACCACACGTGA
- a CDS encoding TetR/AcrR family transcriptional regulator, protein MATPRATARTPGRRLQAQAKQAAILDAAVALFVSEGYELTSVDAISARAGVSKRTVYDHFGDKQTLFRSVLGRANDAVVATVRKAIDEELTDDRDLRDALLGFAQRVTTGMFPTSDYATFRRLSAQAPVAPRLPEAARDQPERMMEARFAKLAADGRLRLTDPRRAMQHFVALTMRLALDVSNDDLAGTVGESEIRALLTDGVDVFLRAYR, encoded by the coding sequence ATGGCGACTCCGAGAGCGACCGCGCGGACACCGGGCAGGCGGTTACAGGCCCAGGCCAAGCAGGCGGCCATCCTCGACGCGGCCGTGGCGTTGTTCGTGTCGGAGGGATACGAGCTCACCAGCGTCGACGCGATTTCGGCACGGGCCGGGGTGTCCAAACGCACCGTCTACGACCACTTCGGTGACAAGCAGACCCTCTTCCGCAGCGTCCTCGGCCGCGCCAACGACGCCGTGGTCGCGACCGTGCGCAAGGCGATCGACGAAGAACTCACCGACGACAGGGACCTCCGTGACGCCCTGCTCGGCTTCGCGCAGCGGGTGACGACAGGGATGTTCCCCACCTCGGACTACGCGACCTTCCGGCGGCTGAGCGCGCAGGCGCCGGTGGCGCCGCGGCTGCCGGAAGCGGCGCGCGATCAGCCCGAACGGATGATGGAGGCACGGTTCGCGAAGTTGGCGGCGGACGGCAGACTCCGGCTGACCGACCCGAGACGCGCCATGCAGCACTTCGTCGCACTGACGATGCGCCTGGCCCTCGACGTGAGCAACGACGACCTGGCGGGCACGGTGGGCGAGTCGGAGATCCGCGCGCTCCTCACCGACGGGGTGGACGTCTTCCTGCGCGCCTACCGATGA
- a CDS encoding response regulator transcription factor, protein MNARVLLVEDDADIRLAVSAELRTAAFTVEAVGSIAAAADVLASAAEPHACAVFDRMLPDGDAVRFVDARRRAGWTVPVLFLTALDSGSARVEGFEHGGDDYLVKPFVMAELLARVGNLCRRGEGRPPVLRHADLEVDFARCEVRRDGVLLSLSNREFAILEYLATRPGMVISRADLVEHCWDLESEPVANVVDAVVKRLRRKLGEPDPVETVRGIGYRLS, encoded by the coding sequence ATGAACGCGAGGGTGCTTCTCGTCGAGGACGACGCGGACATCCGGCTGGCCGTGTCCGCCGAGCTGCGGACCGCGGCGTTCACGGTGGAGGCCGTGGGATCGATCGCCGCGGCGGCCGATGTGCTCGCTTCGGCCGCGGAGCCGCACGCCTGCGCGGTGTTCGACCGGATGCTGCCCGACGGTGACGCCGTCCGGTTCGTCGACGCGCGCAGGCGAGCGGGCTGGACCGTGCCGGTCCTGTTCCTGACCGCGCTGGATTCGGGCAGTGCCCGGGTCGAGGGCTTCGAGCACGGCGGGGACGACTATCTGGTCAAGCCGTTCGTGATGGCGGAACTGCTCGCGCGGGTCGGGAACCTGTGCCGTCGCGGTGAGGGCAGGCCGCCGGTGCTGCGCCACGCCGACCTCGAGGTCGATTTCGCGCGCTGCGAGGTGCGGCGCGACGGCGTCCTGCTTTCGCTGAGCAATCGGGAGTTCGCCATTCTCGAATATCTCGCGACCCGGCCGGGAATGGTGATCTCGCGCGCGGACCTCGTCGAACACTGCTGGGACCTGGAGAGTGAGCCGGTGGCGAACGTCGTCGACGCCGTGGTCAAACGATTGCGCCGCAAGCTGGGGGAGCCGGACCCGGTGGAGACGGTGCGCGGGATCGGGTACCGGCTCTCGTGA
- a CDS encoding response regulator transcription factor: protein MRILVIEDDETLRTAVHSTLRTAGFAVDSVGDLAPADEALFVNGYDCAVFDRLLPGGDALDYVERKRAEGWAVPVLFLTALGDPDQRVAGLRRGGDDYLEKPFVIAEMVARVRSLCRRGRIAPPPVLRAGDLELDTGRHEVRRGGVLLSLTRTEFAVVRCLLENAGRPVARKELMKAGWDINADPTSNVLDVLLTGLRRKLLTPPLITTVPKAGYRIG, encoded by the coding sequence GTGCGGATCCTGGTCATCGAAGACGACGAAACCCTGAGAACGGCGGTGCATTCCACTCTGCGCACCGCCGGATTCGCCGTCGACTCCGTCGGCGATCTCGCCCCGGCCGACGAGGCCCTGTTCGTCAACGGCTACGACTGCGCCGTCTTCGACCGTCTGCTGCCGGGTGGCGACGCGCTGGACTACGTCGAACGGAAGCGTGCCGAAGGCTGGGCGGTCCCCGTCCTCTTCCTCACCGCGCTCGGCGATCCCGACCAGCGGGTCGCCGGCCTGCGGCGCGGTGGCGACGACTATCTCGAAAAGCCCTTCGTCATCGCCGAGATGGTGGCGCGAGTCCGGAGTCTCTGCCGCCGTGGCCGGATAGCGCCACCACCGGTACTCCGAGCGGGCGACCTCGAACTCGACACCGGACGACACGAGGTCCGGCGCGGCGGAGTACTCCTGAGCCTGACGCGCACCGAATTCGCCGTGGTGCGCTGTCTCCTGGAAAACGCGGGGCGGCCGGTAGCCAGGAAAGAGCTCATGAAAGCGGGCTGGGACATCAACGCGGATCCCACCTCGAACGTCCTCGACGTCCTGCTGACCGGTCTGCGACGGAAGCTGCTGACCCCTCCCCTGATCACCACGGTCCCCAAGGCCGGATACCGGATCGGTTGA
- a CDS encoding PQQ-dependent sugar dehydrogenase codes for MSSHRSLFTRRSRRALAVGVVGPLIGALAAGLVTVAPAGAAVPAGFTDTVAIGGLSSPTATAFAPDGRVFVAEKSGLVKVFASLADTTATVFADLRPQTQDFWDRGLLGLAVDPAFPARPYVYVSYTLDAEPGGTAPRWGDTCPTPPGATDKGCVVTGRVSQLTMGSAGTAVSEKPLVTGWCQQFPSHSVGALAFGPDGALYAGGGDGASFTFTDYGQVGNPCADPPSPAGTNLTPPAAEGGALRSQSPRRPAGQPVLLNGTVLRIDPDTGEGVPGNPFANSADANARRVIAYGARNQFRFGFRPGTRELWAGDVGWDTWEEINRVADVGDGVAENFGWPCFEGGARQAGYDGANLDRCESLYTSGGHSTPYYAYNHRAKVVASDPCPTGGSSISGIAFESGSNYPAEYSGALFFSDSSRGCIWAMQAVDGQPNASRLVPFVTGVNTPVQVLTGPGGDLFYVALGSGELRRVSHPGGTNRPPSAVATATPASGPAPLTVQFDGTASTDPDTGDTLTHAWDLDADGAYDDSSATSPTWTYTSATAVDAALRVTDSHGAAATTTVRVTVGNPQGLDPVPVIDSPATSLTWSVGQTVSFSGRAVDAQDGQLPASALTWRLAIRHCATNGTCHTHNVQDFPGVASGSFVAPDHDYPSYLQLTLTATDSGGRTGTKTIDLQPKTVSLSFTSNPSQATLTVGGTQQRTPFSRTVIAGSTNSISADSPQNLPPANLKYAFTSWAHGGARTQNIVAPGTAATYRANYRLCWLLQPC; via the coding sequence ATGAGTTCTCATCGTTCCTTGTTCACTCGAAGATCACGACGTGCGTTGGCGGTGGGTGTGGTCGGCCCGCTGATCGGCGCGCTCGCCGCCGGGCTCGTCACCGTGGCGCCCGCCGGAGCCGCCGTGCCCGCCGGTTTCACCGACACGGTGGCGATCGGCGGGCTCAGCTCACCGACCGCCACCGCGTTCGCGCCGGACGGCCGGGTGTTCGTCGCGGAGAAGAGCGGCCTGGTCAAGGTCTTCGCTTCGCTCGCCGACACGACGGCGACGGTTTTCGCCGATCTCCGTCCGCAGACCCAGGATTTCTGGGATCGCGGCCTGCTCGGACTGGCCGTCGACCCCGCTTTTCCCGCCAGGCCGTACGTCTATGTCTCCTACACCCTCGACGCCGAGCCCGGCGGTACCGCGCCGAGGTGGGGTGACACCTGCCCGACTCCACCGGGCGCGACCGACAAAGGGTGCGTCGTCACCGGCCGCGTCTCCCAGCTGACCATGGGTTCGGCAGGTACGGCCGTCAGCGAGAAGCCGCTGGTCACCGGATGGTGCCAGCAATTCCCCAGCCACTCCGTCGGGGCGCTCGCCTTCGGACCGGACGGCGCCCTGTACGCGGGCGGCGGCGACGGTGCCAGCTTCACCTTCACCGACTACGGCCAGGTCGGGAACCCCTGTGCCGATCCGCCCTCGCCCGCCGGGACGAACCTGACGCCACCGGCGGCCGAAGGCGGCGCGCTGCGTTCGCAGTCGCCGCGACGCCCTGCCGGGCAGCCGGTCCTGCTCAACGGCACGGTGCTGCGCATCGATCCCGACACCGGCGAAGGCGTGCCCGGAAACCCCTTCGCGAACAGCGCCGACGCCAACGCCCGGCGGGTGATCGCCTACGGTGCGCGGAACCAGTTCCGGTTCGGGTTCCGGCCGGGGACCCGTGAGCTCTGGGCGGGTGACGTCGGCTGGGACACCTGGGAGGAGATCAACCGCGTCGCCGATGTCGGCGACGGTGTGGCGGAGAACTTCGGCTGGCCCTGTTTCGAGGGCGGCGCCAGACAGGCCGGATACGACGGCGCCAACCTCGACCGGTGCGAGTCCCTCTACACCTCCGGCGGGCACTCCACGCCGTACTACGCCTACAACCACCGTGCCAAGGTGGTGGCGAGCGATCCGTGTCCCACCGGCGGCTCTTCGATCAGCGGCATCGCCTTCGAGTCCGGGAGCAACTACCCCGCCGAATACTCCGGCGCGTTGTTCTTCTCCGACTCTTCCCGTGGCTGCATCTGGGCCATGCAGGCCGTCGACGGCCAGCCGAACGCGAGTCGGCTCGTACCGTTCGTGACCGGTGTCAACACGCCGGTGCAGGTACTCACCGGACCGGGCGGCGACCTGTTCTACGTCGCGCTGGGCAGCGGCGAACTCCGCCGCGTGAGCCATCCCGGCGGCACCAACCGGCCGCCCTCCGCGGTGGCCACAGCGACCCCGGCGAGCGGGCCCGCGCCGCTGACGGTCCAGTTCGACGGCACGGCTTCCACCGACCCGGACACCGGGGACACGCTGACCCACGCCTGGGACCTCGACGCCGACGGCGCGTACGACGACTCGTCGGCCACCAGCCCCACCTGGACCTACACCTCGGCCACCGCCGTCGACGCGGCACTGCGGGTGACGGACTCTCACGGCGCCGCCGCGACCACGACCGTGCGGGTCACCGTCGGGAACCCGCAAGGCCTCGATCCGGTACCGGTCATCGACAGCCCGGCGACCTCGCTGACCTGGTCGGTCGGGCAGACCGTCTCGTTCTCCGGCCGCGCTGTCGACGCCCAGGACGGCCAGCTTCCGGCGTCGGCGCTGACCTGGCGGCTCGCGATCCGGCACTGCGCGACCAACGGCACCTGCCATACGCACAACGTCCAGGACTTCCCCGGCGTCGCGTCCGGCTCGTTCGTCGCACCGGACCACGACTACCCGTCCTATCTGCAGCTGACCCTCACGGCGACCGACTCGGGTGGCCGCACCGGTACCAAGACCATCGACCTGCAGCCGAAAACGGTCTCCTTGAGCTTCACTTCCAATCCCAGCCAAGCGACGCTCACCGTCGGCGGCACACAGCAGCGCACGCCGTTCTCCCGGAC
- a CDS encoding DUF58 domain-containing protein has product MRLTGRGTGLAAAAVLLYGVGELAGYPLLRAVAGAAVGALLAGVALAVRRPRVEVRREVFPDRVERGRPALARLLVGNPGTRRQPGFTAREHGEHGAELAVSVRPLAPGGEATYHYELPTRRRGRFVVGPLVLERADPLGLVRRPLPAGDTATLWVHPKLHPMRAPATGHPRHHHEGPTTDDSLHGSADLRDVREYVVGDEVRHLHWKATARTGQLMVRDYVDPDHPRFTLLLDTRSKVLSGDAFEEAAELAASLVNAAAAAGHRCRLITSTGEDLTTFGGAQAARRLLDVLSGVRQDPAADRPMIPVALSRKGVRGGCLVVVTGRAGPELRGLAVVRPHFSSMFVLGVGTHGLGMDGLGVHGVEGVPRARRISAADAAEAVSRWNDLVW; this is encoded by the coding sequence ATGCGACTCACAGGACGCGGCACCGGACTGGCGGCCGCCGCGGTGCTGCTGTACGGCGTGGGCGAGCTCGCCGGGTACCCGCTGCTGCGCGCCGTGGCCGGGGCCGCGGTGGGCGCGTTGCTCGCCGGGGTGGCGCTGGCCGTTCGGCGACCGCGGGTCGAGGTACGGCGCGAGGTGTTCCCGGACCGGGTGGAGCGGGGGCGGCCGGCGCTGGCCCGGCTGCTGGTCGGTAATCCGGGGACACGGCGACAGCCGGGGTTCACCGCGCGGGAACACGGTGAGCACGGAGCCGAACTGGCCGTGTCGGTGCGGCCGCTGGCACCGGGCGGCGAGGCGACCTACCACTACGAACTGCCGACGCGGCGGCGCGGCCGGTTCGTCGTGGGGCCGCTGGTCCTCGAACGCGCGGACCCGCTCGGCCTCGTGCGGCGGCCACTTCCGGCCGGGGACACCGCGACCCTGTGGGTCCATCCGAAACTGCATCCGATGCGGGCGCCCGCCACCGGGCACCCCCGCCATCATCACGAAGGGCCGACCACCGACGATTCGCTGCACGGTTCGGCGGATCTGCGTGACGTGCGCGAATACGTCGTCGGCGACGAGGTCCGGCACCTGCATTGGAAAGCGACCGCCAGGACCGGGCAACTGATGGTGCGGGACTACGTCGATCCCGATCACCCGCGGTTCACGCTGCTGCTGGACACCCGGTCGAAGGTGTTGTCCGGGGACGCTTTCGAAGAAGCCGCCGAGCTGGCGGCCTCGCTGGTGAACGCCGCCGCGGCGGCGGGCCATCGGTGCCGCCTGATCACCTCGACGGGCGAGGATCTGACCACCTTCGGCGGAGCGCAGGCCGCGCGGCGCTTGCTGGACGTGTTGTCCGGAGTCCGTCAGGACCCGGCCGCTGACCGGCCGATGATCCCCGTGGCGTTGTCCCGCAAGGGAGTGCGGGGTGGTTGCCTGGTGGTCGTGACCGGCAGGGCCGGTCCGGAACTGCGCGGGCTCGCGGTCGTACGGCCGCATTTCTCGTCGATGTTCGTACTCGGCGTGGGCACCCACGGGCTGGGCATGGACGGTCTCGGCGTGCACGGTGTCGAGGGGGTGCCGCGAGCGCGCCGGATCAGTGCGGCGGACGCGGCCGAGGCGGTGAGCCGGTGGAACGACCTGGTGTGGTGA